A region from the Candidatus Cloacimonadota bacterium genome encodes:
- a CDS encoding ribonucleoside triphosphate reductase codes for MFSKIRKRNGNIVVFDKQKIVRAIHKAGEATGEFELDAAEVLSARVVNLAAQIIDDAIPEVERIQDIVEEVLLASPYKKSAKAYIIYRDQHARIRDMFNTGGVQLIDQYLEKLDWQVNENSNMAYSLQGLNNYIASEISKTYWLNKIYPPEIRRAHLEGDIHIHDLGQLSVYCVGWDLMDLLKTGFCGAEGKVESSPARHFRSALGQIVNFFYTLQGEAAGAQAFSNFDTLLAPFIRHDGLDYTEVKQALQEFIFNINVPTRVGFQTPFTNITLDLLPPDIYKDTPVIIGGEEQKETYGEFGAEMDMLNQAFLEVMIEGDAKGRVFTFPIPTYNITKDFDWSDPKLSYLWEATAKYGIPYFSNFVNSDLDPNDARSMCCRLRLDTRKLEARGGGLFGANPLTGSIGVVTLNLPRIGYRAKSEEEFFALLEENLQIAKNSLEIKRKILERYTLNGLYPYTRFYLKNIYERFLEYWKNHFSTVGIIGMNEAAMNFLGKNLGTEDGRLFALKVMDYLRGRLVEIQEETETNYNLEATPAEGTSYRLAILDKKFHPDIICANCGSDTPFYTNSSQLPVNFSDDIFEVLDLQDELQTKYTGGTVLHIFGGERVEHGESIRKLVKTICDSYHLPYFTFSPTFSICPVHGYLVGEQHTCPTCQKQTEVFSRIVGYLRPVSQWNEGKKAEFKMRTTFDTIKNTRENSPGGSRHQVL; via the coding sequence ATGTTTTCGAAAATCCGGAAACGCAACGGGAATATTGTCGTTTTTGACAAGCAAAAAATTGTGCGCGCCATTCATAAGGCGGGCGAGGCTACAGGTGAATTCGAGCTGGACGCGGCGGAGGTTTTGAGCGCGCGGGTGGTTAATCTGGCGGCTCAGATTATCGACGACGCGATTCCGGAAGTGGAACGCATTCAGGACATTGTGGAAGAGGTTCTTTTGGCTTCTCCCTATAAAAAATCCGCCAAGGCATACATTATATATCGCGACCAACACGCCCGCATCCGGGATATGTTCAACACCGGCGGGGTTCAACTGATTGACCAATATCTGGAAAAGCTGGATTGGCAGGTGAATGAGAATTCGAACATGGCGTATTCCCTCCAGGGTTTGAATAATTATATCGCCAGTGAAATCAGTAAAACCTACTGGCTGAACAAGATATATCCTCCCGAAATTCGTCGCGCCCACCTTGAGGGCGACATTCATATCCACGATTTGGGCCAGCTTTCGGTTTATTGTGTGGGTTGGGATTTGATGGACCTGTTGAAAACTGGATTTTGCGGGGCGGAAGGAAAGGTGGAAAGCTCACCAGCAAGGCATTTCCGCAGCGCCTTGGGACAGATTGTGAATTTCTTTTACACCCTTCAGGGCGAAGCGGCGGGAGCGCAGGCTTTTTCCAATTTTGACACGCTTTTGGCGCCCTTTATCCGCCATGATGGGCTGGATTATACCGAGGTGAAACAGGCGCTTCAGGAATTCATTTTCAACATCAACGTCCCCACCCGCGTGGGTTTTCAGACGCCTTTTACGAACATCACGCTGGACCTCCTCCCACCCGATATCTATAAGGATACGCCGGTTATCATCGGCGGTGAGGAGCAAAAAGAGACCTACGGGGAATTTGGCGCCGAAATGGATATGTTGAATCAGGCCTTTTTGGAGGTGATGATTGAGGGCGACGCCAAAGGAAGAGTGTTCACCTTCCCCATCCCAACCTATAATATTACCAAGGACTTCGATTGGAGCGACCCCAAGCTCAGCTATCTTTGGGAAGCCACCGCGAAATATGGGATTCCGTATTTTTCGAACTTTGTGAATTCCGACCTCGACCCCAACGACGCGCGCTCGATGTGTTGTCGCCTGCGGCTGGATACGCGCAAGCTGGAAGCCAGAGGTGGCGGGCTGTTTGGGGCGAATCCGCTGACCGGTTCCATCGGAGTGGTGACGCTGAACCTTCCCCGCATCGGCTATCGCGCCAAGAGTGAGGAGGAATTTTTCGCGCTGTTGGAGGAGAATCTCCAAATCGCCAAAAACAGTTTGGAAATCAAGCGTAAGATATTGGAAAGATATACGCTTAACGGGCTTTATCCCTATACGCGTTTCTACTTGAAAAACATCTATGAGCGCTTTTTGGAATATTGGAAAAACCATTTTTCCACCGTGGGAATCATTGGCATGAACGAAGCGGCGATGAACTTTTTGGGCAAGAATCTGGGAACCGAGGATGGGCGGCTTTTCGCGCTGAAGGTGATGGATTATCTGAGGGGACGCCTGGTGGAAATCCAGGAGGAAACAGAAACCAACTATAACCTGGAAGCCACGCCAGCAGAGGGAACCAGCTATCGGCTCGCCATTTTGGACAAGAAATTTCATCCGGATATTATCTGCGCGAATTGTGGGTCGGACACGCCGTTTTATACGAACAGTTCCCAGCTTCCGGTGAATTTTTCCGACGATATTTTCGAGGTTTTGGACCTTCAGGACGAGCTTCAGACCAAATATACCGGGGGAACGGTGTTGCATATCTTTGGCGGAGAGAGAGTTGAACACGGTGAGAGCATCCGCAAACTGGTGAAAACCATCTGTGACAGCTATCACCTTCCCTACTTCACTTTTTCGCCCACATTCAGCATTTGTCCCGTTCATGGCTATCTCGTTGGCGAACAGCACACCTGTCCCACCTGTCAGAAACAAACCGAGGTTTTTTCACGCATCGTGGGCTATCTGAGGCCGGTTTCGCAATGGAACGAGGGCAAAAAAGCCGAATTTAAGATGAGAACGACCTTCGACACCATCAAAAATACGCGTGAAAACAGCCCCGGCGGTTCGCGACATCAGGTTTTGTGA
- a CDS encoding anaerobic ribonucleoside-triphosphate reductase activating protein, with translation MKIGGFQKFSLLDYPGQLAAIIFTQGCNFRCPYCHNPELVDPSRFGKPLSTGKVLDFLRKRQGKLGAVVVTGGEPTLQPDLVRFIRQLKYIGFLVKLDTNGSHPEVLQRLADEELVDYWAMDLKAPPELYRLISRSSVPMNHILFSMDILRESGKPYEFRTTFFERIFDWEDMERIRKLLRPGDSFYLQECHYDETLEDFPDATKEAKAQLLDNPACQSLIRWGDEHQINIGIRSH, from the coding sequence ATGAAGATTGGCGGCTTTCAAAAGTTTTCGCTGTTGGATTATCCCGGACAGCTCGCCGCCATTATCTTCACGCAGGGATGTAATTTCCGCTGTCCCTATTGTCATAATCCGGAATTGGTTGACCCCTCCCGCTTTGGGAAACCGCTCTCCACGGGCAAGGTTTTGGATTTTCTGAGAAAGCGGCAGGGGAAGCTGGGCGCGGTGGTGGTGACCGGCGGCGAGCCGACGCTTCAGCCCGATTTGGTACGCTTTATCCGCCAGCTTAAATACATTGGATTCTTGGTGAAGCTGGACACGAACGGCTCCCATCCGGAGGTTTTACAACGCCTTGCGGATGAGGAGCTTGTGGATTATTGGGCGATGGATTTGAAGGCTCCGCCGGAGCTTTACCGGCTGATTTCGCGTTCGTCCGTACCGATGAATCACATCCTTTTCAGCATGGATATTTTGCGTGAAAGCGGCAAGCCCTATGAATTTCGCACCACCTTTTTCGAGAGGATTTTCGATTGGGAGGATATGGAGCGAATCCGCAAACTCCTGAGGCCTGGAGATAGTTTTTACCTTCAGGAATGTCATTACGACGAGACTTTGGAAGATTTTCCAGACGCAACCAAGGAAGCCAAAGCGCAGCTTTTGGACAACCCAGCCTGTCAATCGCTCATCCGTTGGGGCGATGAACACCAGATAAACATTGGCATCCGCTCACATTAA